The Pseudanabaena sp. PCC 6802 genomic interval TTGGATCGTCGGGAGTCCAACGACTTTACCCTCACCAAAATTCACTGCGATGCGCCCCACCGCTGTATAAGAAAATTTCTGTTGCTCCCTTGGAGCTAAAACTTTCTTAGGATAGTACGCCCATTGCGAGACAGGTTCCTCCGCTCATGGCGCGAGTCTCTGCCTGTGTGGCGATTGAGTTTATTGTATCAAAAAGCCGTGCTAGAAGCACGGGGCTTGCATCCCAGTTTTTTGGTCAAAATTGTAGTGCAGGGATCGATATTGAGGAAATAATTGTAGAAATCTCCTAGGGGATTCAGAAAGTTGAGGTACAAATATTAAGAGAGATATTCAAAGTTGCAGATAGGGGTATTACTACTCTTCTAGGCAGGGTATTTTTGATTTGAACTTCTGGGACTGTAATACGCAATCCCTTCTATTCATGGCGCTTGACAAACATAATACGATCGTGTTTTTTAACTAATAAACGTCAGGTCTTCCCCCCACTGAATGTAATGAACGGTAGTTGTAGTGAATCCATGGAACAGGATGTTACTGCCTGTTTGCACGATCTGGTCAGACTGGCTACCTATGCTTGTCAGGTACCTACAGCTCTAATTACAATTTTCGATGGGGAAATATTAAATTACTTCATTAGTTTTGGATTGAAAGCAAAAAGTTGGTATGCAGAGTTACCTTTTTGCACCTATGCCCGACGTGGCTCATCCTTGTTTGTAGTAGAGGATGCCTCAACTGACTCGCGCTTTGCCAAACACCCTTTGGTTAAAAATTTGCCCCACATTAAATTCTATGCGGGGATGCCCCTGATCGCGGACGATGGAAGAGCGATCGGTACGTTTTGTGTAGTTGATTATTTGCCTCGGATGCTAAGCACCGAACAAAAGGAAGCGATCGCGCTTCTAGCCCAGCAGGCAGTAATGCAAGTGCAACGGCATAATTCCCGCGTGCAGGGCGCAAAGCTTGAAACTCTGACAAAACAGGTAGAAGCTCTGCAATCGGAATCTCAGTTCCTGCGATCGCAGATTAAGGATCTCGAATGGGAGAACGATCGGATGCAGTTGCTGTACCGCCTGGGAATGGCGCTGCAAACCTGTTCTAACTTTGAGAAAGCATATCAAGCGATCGCACCACTGCTGCCTCAATTATTCCCAGACTGTACCGGTAATATTTTTATAGGATTAGAAACCCATTGGAATATTGCCCATTCGGTTTTGGCGTGGGGAGAGCCACCGCCATCGCCTCTAAAAGAGATTTATCTGGATCGTTGTCAATCCCTAATATCTCATCCAATGTATCGGCAGTCTTGCTTATCTAATGCCAGCAGTACTGCGAATAATCCTGAGGAGTATTGCCTTTGCTGTCATCAGGAGAAACTATTACAGGATCGAAAGCTATTGTGTTTCCCGCTTAATATCGAAGACAATGTAGTAGGTGTTTTGCATCTGTATCCTACCTCTCAAGTGCCCTGGACTGAGGAGCGCAGATTGTTTGTTGAGAAAGTAGTTAACCAACTGACAATTGCATTTGGGAATCTCAAAGTACTGCATACGTTTAAACTTAAAAGTATTCGAGATCATTTAACCGGTTTATTCAATCGTCGCTATTTTGAAGAGATCTTAGAACGCCTGCTCAATCGTGGCGAACAGGGGAACTATGCGGTTAGCTTGATCGTGCTCGATATCGACTATTTCAAAAACATAAACGATACGTTTGGACATTTAGCTGGAGATGCTGTTTTGAGGGATATTGGGATTTTTCTGAAGGGTTCCGTGCGACCTACAGATATCGCATGTCGGTATGGTGGGGAAGAGTTTGCGATCGTGTTACCGGCATGTCCGATCGAAATTGCTGGGCAAAGGGCAGAAAAGCTACGTCGAGGGATTCAATACCTAGGAATGGAATACCAAGGACAGAGTCTTGGGAAGGTAACAATTTCTGGTGGGGTGGCAGCATTTCCAGATTGTGGCTCAACGTTAGCCGAGTTGGTCAGTGCGGCAGATACGGCTTTGTATCAAGCAAAAGTAAGCGGGCGCAATCGTATTTGTATAAGTAACAAATTAACCGTGCATTAGTTCCGCAGCAACTTTTGCTTTCAGGGAAAAAATGCTATTTGTGATTTATACCAATTCTTCAAAATCGAACTACATATCAATCTACGTACGGGCGAACGGCCGTTCGCCCCTCCAGCAATCTGTAATTTTACTTGAGAGAATTGGTATTAGCTATCAGCTACTAGTGAAGAAATTTTGCAATTCGGATAGGATTGCTATATAACTTCGTAGATCTTACAAATAATCTAAAGGCGGATGTATCATGGCATTTAGTAGGGCAAAGATGTCTCCTAATCCTCAGACTGACGGTCTAGTCACCGGGCGGTCTCGCCGCAGTCAAGGCACCGTCCAAACATTACCCGAGTTCGATACTTATCCCGTGCCTAAATGGTTGCGCTTCCTCATATCTGCCCAACGGCTGTCAATTACTGTCACTGTTCTGTTAACTGTTGCTGTTTTTGGCGTGTATAGCTGGACTGTATATGCTCAAGAGGCTTGGAACAAGCAGTACAGGAAATTAGAGGAACTAAAGCGTCACGAGCGCAACCTCACAGCCACAGAAGGATTGCTAGAGCACAGTCTGATCCGCGATGCCCAAAGAAATTCCAACCAGAGATTAGTCAGGGAAACTCCAGAGCAATCAATTTTCTTGCAGTCCGCACCTAGACGATCGCTAGCACAACCCAGCGAAGCAACTAGGGAAGATCTGGGCGTGCCCTTTGAACCCCTAGGCTACTAATCGGCAATTAAGGAATTGGCGATCGCTCGCGAAGTAATGCAAGAACCCAGTAACTACTACGAAATTTTGGGAGTGCCTCAAAATGCCAGTTCTGCTGATATTAAAGCAGCTTATTATCGATTAGTTCGTAAATATCACCCAGATTTAAACCAGACCGATCTAACTGCCCAAGACAAGTTTTGCCAGGTAACAGAAGCCTATCAGGTGTTAAACGATCCCGAACGGAGATTGGTTTACGATCGCCTGATTAATAACTTAAATAATGCACGGCCAAGTAACGCGCAGGCAGGCAATCCTACGCAAGATGCTGAAACTGCCTATACTCGCGGCCTAGATAAGCTCAACCGAGCTGATTGCAGAGAAGCGATCGCGCACTTTACAGAAGCGATCGCGCTCCATGCTAGCTATACGGCAGCATATAATTGTCGCGGCCTCGCTTATTACAAACTAGGAGACTCGGCCTCGGCAATTATCGACTACACTCAGGCAATTCGCCTAAACCCTGATTTTGCGGAAGCCTACTATAATCGAGGACTGGCGAGGTTTCGCTTAGGCTACAGCCAGGCGGCAATTGAGGATTTTACCAAGGCTGGGGAATTGCAGCCAAACTACGGGCAAGCCTACTATAGGCGAGGGTTAGTTTATGTCGATCTAGACGACCGCACCCATGCGATCGCCGATCTACAGATGGCGGTGGAAGCATTTACAGCATGTTCGGATCTGCCGGGCGTGCAGTTGGCGCAGTCAACCCTACAATCGCTCAAGGTCAAACATAAATCGCGGCAAATTGTTAGTAAAACCAGGGAACTGATCGATGACACTCGCATGGCTCTGGGTAATTTCATACCCAATCCTTTGGGGGGGATGCTGCCTGTCTATGCCAGGTTAACTGTAGTTCGAGCAGTCAGGTTGAGTATCTGCATAGCAGTTATTTTCAACCTCTGCTTTACCATAGGTGCCTATATGCTCTGGCGGCAGATCTACAACAATACCGTACCTACCGATAAATTGATTTTCACTGGTGGAGTGGTATTTCTAGGCTTTGCCGTTTCTAGCTTTGTCATGCGGAGCTTTTTGCGCGGTAGAGGTAGCTTCGTTGGCGATCTGTTTATCGCCGGAGCCTCATTACTACCAATAGGAGCTTTAGTTTTACTGAGCGGTTTGGTAGGAGTATCGCATGGCGCGATCGCTCTGGCAATTTTCGCTGTATTCAGTATTTCCTATGCCATCCTGACCGCCTACAGCGGCTGCAACCAGATCTCTAACATGTCAGAATCCGCATCTACCCTAAGCGTACCAACAATCTTTTGTTTAACCGGGTTCATCCTCGCAGCCTGCATCGCCTGGATGAGACCCATGGGAATTCGCCCTGATGGTTTGGTAACTTTCTTGATGGGTTTCTTAATAAACTAATCCTACCTGTAAATTTTTCATTGATATGCTCATTGATATGCTCCATGTACGGGCAGGTTTAGCTAGAAGTTTTTGCTTGTTAATACCAATTTAAATTGTTGTGGTTACAGATGGGGGGTGGGGGCAACGCCCCCACGAAGGGGTTCCACCCCTTCACCCCGCTCGATCTGTCGTGTTTACTGTTCAAATTGGTATAACGATAACGCTCGTACAAAACCTGCCCCTACCAATGGATTTTTCACGGCAACAACTAATCCTCGTGATCCTCAAATGGATCGCTTAGTTTTTTATTGGGTGGGCCAAAGGCTGTATAAATCGATATTGCAGTTAGACAGATCGTAAACACCGCGATCGCTAAAGTAATATACAGAGCATCATTTTCCATGAAATATCTCGATCGCTTAATATATTGGTACAATTGTACGACAACAGCAAATTAAATTTCTTTTAAAATAAGTCGCACTATGTCACAACGTACTTGGTTGGGAGATATTCTCAGGCCCTTAAATGCTGAATATGGCAAGGTTTCCCGTGGTTGGGGAACTACAACGGTTATGGGAACATTTATGGCTCTATTCCTGGTGTTTTTGCTCGTTATTCTCCAGGTATATAACTCGTCTTTAATTCTAGAAGGCGTTAATTTAAACTGGGGCGGCTAGACCGCTAGTTGCCTACAAGTTAGGAAATCAAAGGTATGCCCTGCTAGTTGGCAGGGCATACCTATCTGAATTAGACAGGGGTATAGGCAGGATGAATATTTTTGGTATTGGTTTACCCGAGATGATCGTGATTATGGTAGTAGCACTACTGATCTTTGGGCCTAAAAAATTACCGGAAATTGGACGCAGTGTGGGTAAGGCCATCAAAGGATTTCAAGATGCTTCCCGCGAGTTTGAGTCTGAGTTTAAGCGCGAGGCAGAGCTATTAGAAGAAAGTACCAAGCCTTCAACTACTGTCGAGACATCGAGCGAGTCTTCAAAGCCATCAGCAGATGCCTGAATTTAATACTTTAGCTGCACCGCCAATTGACCTGATTGTGGGGTTGGGTAACCCTGGCGATCGCTACAAGCATACTCGTCATAATATTGGGTTTATGGCGATCGACTATCTAGCCAGTCACTGGCAGATTCAACTTACGACCGATCGCAAATTTCAAGGCATCTACGGTGACGGTAGGTATCCTAGTGGTCAAAGGGTACGCCTGCTCAAACCTACAACCTATATGAACCTTTCCGGTCAGTCGGTGCGATCGCTCTGTGACTGGTTTAAGATCGAACCTCAGTCTGTCCTGGTCATTTATGATGAAATGGACTTGCCCTTTGGCAAAATTCGCTTGCGTCCATCCGGCTCGGCGGGCGGACATAATGGCATGAAATCGATAATTTCCCACTTAGGCACGCCAAATTTTCCGCGCTTGCGGGTGGGTATCGGCAGGAGCACTCATGCCGTACCTACAGCTATCAGTCACGTTCTAGGTAGCTTTAATCCGGAAGAAACCCATGCCCTGCCCGACATCCTGAGATTGGTAGAAGATACAGTTAAAACTCTGTCCGCTGAGGGCATCGAAAAAACCATGAGTATCTATAACAGCCGCACCATTACCATTAGTGCTGGTATTGTATGAGTTTGTCCGAGGCGATCGCTACGAAAAAACTCACGACAACTAAGATAAGTATAGCCGTAGACAGATCTGCTAGGACAGGGGGTGTGGGGGCTGCGCCCCCACGCAGGGGTGGAACCCCTGCACCCCGTCCTAAGCCTATTGGCTATAGCTATATGTGGAGAGACTAAGGTTCATGGCAAAAGCCAGGTGAGTCTCAATGAAGCAGAAACTAGACTTCAAAGTCTAACTTTGTCTAAGTTCTAGAGAGCGGATAATATGGGTAAAACAAATAAGGACGCAGGTTGGACTGAGGAGAAAAGCTTATGAAGGCCATGATTCTGGCTGCTGGCAAAGGGACGAGAATTCGCCCTATTACATACGTGATGCCAAAGCCAATGATCCCGATCATGCAAAAACCCGTAATGGAATTTTTAGTCGAACTATTGCGGCAGCATGGCTTCGATCAAATCATGGTCAATGTCAGCCATTTGTCAGAGGAAATTGAGAACTATTTCCGTGACGGTCAAAAGTTTGGCGTGCAAATGGCCTACTCCTTTGAAGGTAGTATCATCAATGGTGAATTGGTAGGGGAAGCTTTAGGTTCAGCGGGTGGGCTGAAGAAAATTCAGGATTTTTCGCCTTTCTTTGACAGCACGTTTGTGGTGATGTGCGGCGATGCGTTGATCGATCTCAACCTGAGCGAGGTGGTGGCGTGGCACCGTTCTAAAGGTGCAATGGCAACAGTCGTTACCAAAACCGTACCGAAGGAAGAGGTATCTAGCTACGGTGTCGTGGTAACCGATGATGAGGGTAGAATTTTAGACTTCCAGGAGAAGCCCAAGGTTGACGAAGCTCTCAGTAATAATATCAACACGGGTATATATATTTTCGAGCCGGAGGTGCTTAACTACGTCCCCTCTGGCAAGCAATACGATATCGGTAGCGATCTATTCCCGCAGTTGGTAAAGGCGGGAGCGCCTTTCTACGCGATCGCGATGGACTTTCAATGGGTAGACATTGGTAAAGTACCCGACTATTGGCAAGCAATTCAGGATGTACTGCAAGGTAAGATCAAAAATGTCAAGATTCCGGGGCGTGAAGTATTACCAGGGGTATTTACGGGTCTGAATGTATCGGTGGACTGGAATAAAGTGGAAATTACAGGGCCTGTATACATTGGGGGCATGACCTGCATCGAAGAGGGAGCCAAGATTATTGGACCAACGATGATTGGCCCCAACTGCCATGTTTGTAAGGGGGCTGTGGTAGAGCGCAGCGTCATTTTTGAATATTCGCGCCTTGCCGACGTACGCTTAGTTGATAAGTTGGTATTCGGTCGCTATTGCGTTGATAAGACGGGTGCCACGATCGATCTACAGGCGGCGGCTCTGGATTGGCTGATTACCGACGCACGTCAGGAAGCACACGTCCAATCCCCCC includes:
- a CDS encoding J domain-containing protein codes for the protein MQEPSNYYEILGVPQNASSADIKAAYYRLVRKYHPDLNQTDLTAQDKFCQVTEAYQVLNDPERRLVYDRLINNLNNARPSNAQAGNPTQDAETAYTRGLDKLNRADCREAIAHFTEAIALHASYTAAYNCRGLAYYKLGDSASAIIDYTQAIRLNPDFAEAYYNRGLARFRLGYSQAAIEDFTKAGELQPNYGQAYYRRGLVYVDLDDRTHAIADLQMAVEAFTACSDLPGVQLAQSTLQSLKVKHKSRQIVSKTRELIDDTRMALGNFIPNPLGGMLPVYARLTVVRAVRLSICIAVIFNLCFTIGAYMLWRQIYNNTVPTDKLIFTGGVVFLGFAVSSFVMRSFLRGRGSFVGDLFIAGASLLPIGALVLLSGLVGVSHGAIALAIFAVFSISYAILTAYSGCNQISNMSESASTLSVPTIFCLTGFILAACIAWMRPMGIRPDGLVTFLMGFLIN
- a CDS encoding TatA/E family twin arginine-targeting protein translocase — its product is MNIFGIGLPEMIVIMVVALLIFGPKKLPEIGRSVGKAIKGFQDASREFESEFKREAELLEESTKPSTTVETSSESSKPSADA
- the psbH gene encoding photosystem II reaction center phosphoprotein PsbH, with product MSQRTWLGDILRPLNAEYGKVSRGWGTTTVMGTFMALFLVFLLVILQVYNSSLILEGVNLNWGG
- a CDS encoding diguanylate cyclase — translated: MEQDVTACLHDLVRLATYACQVPTALITIFDGEILNYFISFGLKAKSWYAELPFCTYARRGSSLFVVEDASTDSRFAKHPLVKNLPHIKFYAGMPLIADDGRAIGTFCVVDYLPRMLSTEQKEAIALLAQQAVMQVQRHNSRVQGAKLETLTKQVEALQSESQFLRSQIKDLEWENDRMQLLYRLGMALQTCSNFEKAYQAIAPLLPQLFPDCTGNIFIGLETHWNIAHSVLAWGEPPPSPLKEIYLDRCQSLISHPMYRQSCLSNASSTANNPEEYCLCCHQEKLLQDRKLLCFPLNIEDNVVGVLHLYPTSQVPWTEERRLFVEKVVNQLTIAFGNLKVLHTFKLKSIRDHLTGLFNRRYFEEILERLLNRGEQGNYAVSLIVLDIDYFKNINDTFGHLAGDAVLRDIGIFLKGSVRPTDIACRYGGEEFAIVLPACPIEIAGQRAEKLRRGIQYLGMEYQGQSLGKVTISGGVAAFPDCGSTLAELVSAADTALYQAKVSGRNRICISNKLTVH
- the pth gene encoding aminoacyl-tRNA hydrolase; translation: MPEFNTLAAPPIDLIVGLGNPGDRYKHTRHNIGFMAIDYLASHWQIQLTTDRKFQGIYGDGRYPSGQRVRLLKPTTYMNLSGQSVRSLCDWFKIEPQSVLVIYDEMDLPFGKIRLRPSGSAGGHNGMKSIISHLGTPNFPRLRVGIGRSTHAVPTAISHVLGSFNPEETHALPDILRLVEDTVKTLSAEGIEKTMSIYNSRTITISAGIV
- the psbN gene encoding photosystem II reaction center protein PsbN codes for the protein MENDALYITLAIAVFTICLTAISIYTAFGPPNKKLSDPFEDHED
- a CDS encoding sugar phosphate nucleotidyltransferase, with translation MKAMILAAGKGTRIRPITYVMPKPMIPIMQKPVMEFLVELLRQHGFDQIMVNVSHLSEEIENYFRDGQKFGVQMAYSFEGSIINGELVGEALGSAGGLKKIQDFSPFFDSTFVVMCGDALIDLNLSEVVAWHRSKGAMATVVTKTVPKEEVSSYGVVVTDDEGRILDFQEKPKVDEALSNNINTGIYIFEPEVLNYVPSGKQYDIGSDLFPQLVKAGAPFYAIAMDFQWVDIGKVPDYWQAIQDVLQGKIKNVKIPGREVLPGVFTGLNVSVDWNKVEITGPVYIGGMTCIEEGAKIIGPTMIGPNCHVCKGAVVERSVIFEYSRLADVRLVDKLVFGRYCVDKTGATIDLQAAALDWLITDARQEAHVQSPLALGVPSTNAP